A portion of the Cryptomeria japonica chromosome 5, Sugi_1.0, whole genome shotgun sequence genome contains these proteins:
- the LOC131035777 gene encoding uncharacterized protein LOC131035777, whose amino-acid sequence MDVNQASGLNSGSGRQADRPGSLLRRRSSLRLVEPEFEPNFESIDTPEAHVLVAELPGFKNEDAKVQLDDHGNLIISGERSVEEMILVEGNWRPRKRPGFKFRKVFTIPENVDTTNIATRFENELFHITINKLRPSIEIKSSDILDQEKKSIPQVGESSARFNEESKEKKDDKASSGKPEQNLRDEKVETSEVAKSSATKVDNVPSNKLVQNTKGEKDEALEVVKFSATQDDKELSNKNDQNPRDDKVETSRVAKLSTTQDGKALGNKSDQSERDEKAEILGITLDNKALSNKPDQIPKDEKVETLQVAKSIVVQDDKAPSNQPNQSLIDKKVEISKVAETSATQQDDEKVKTPDATKSNTTQDTIKMGTKLEASNKIEELPKRPSLLTGGNLVDSNTHPEQFESVDFDPEEIQMNVGDQFKDKLVENTTIKSNPSHEDLVQETQVSSSKVDKEGKGKEDTKTILKVCPYVSQFILSRHDFVVVGAIVIFFLSLYITYILKYP is encoded by the exons ATGGATGTGAATCAAGCATCAGGGCTCAATTCAGGCAGTGGCAGACAAGCTGATCGTCCTGGAAGCTTATTGAGAAGAAGATCAAGTCTACGTTTAGTGGAGCCAGAGTTTGAGCCTAATTTTGAATCGATAGACACACCTGAAGCTCATGTTCTTGTGGCTGAACTCCCAG GTTTCAAAAATGAAGATGCCAAAGTACAACTTGATGACCACGGAAATCTCATAATTAGTGGAGAACGTTCTGTTGAGGAAATGATACTTGTAGAAGGGAATTGGCGTCCTAGGAAGAGGCCAGGTTTCAAGTTCAGAAAGGTTTTTACTATTCCTGAGAATGTTGACACTACAAACATTGCTACTAGATTTGAAAATGAGTTGTTTCACATTACAATCAATAAATTGAGACCATCCATAGAAATCAAGTCCAGTGATATCTTAGACCAAGAGAAAAAGAGTATCCCACAAGTTGGCGAAAGTAGTGCAAGATTTAATGAAGAATCCAAAGAGAAAAAAGATGACAAGGCATCAAGTGGTAAACCAGAGCAAAATCTAAGAGATGAGAAGGTTGAAACTTCAGAAGTTGCAAAGTCTAGTGCAACTAAAGTTGACAATGTGCCAAGCAATAAACTAGTTCAAAATACTAAAGGTGAGAAGGATGAAGCCCTAGAAGTTGTAAAGTTTAGTGCAACTCAAGATGACAAAGAATTAAGcaataaaaatgatcaaaatccaaGAGATGATAAGGTTGAAACTTCAAGAGTTGCAAAGCTTAGCACAACTCAAGATGGCAAAGCTCTAGGTAATAAATCAGATCAAAGTGAAAGAGATGAGAAGGCTGAAATTCTAGGCATTACTCTGGATAACAAAGCATTAAGCAATAAACCTGATCAAATTCCCAAAGATGAGAAGGTTGAAACTCTACAAGTTGCAAAGTCTATTGTAGTCCAAGATGACAAAGCACCAAGCAATCAACCAAATCAAAGTCTAATAGATAAGAAGGttgaaatttcaaaagttgcagagACTAGTGCAACTCAACAAGATGATGAGAAGGTTAAAACTCCAGATGCCACAAAATCTAacacaactcaagatacaataaaaATGGGGACAAAATTAGAAGCTTCTAATAAGATAGAAGAGTTGCCCAAACGCCCATCATTATTAACTGGAGGAAATTTGGTTGATTCTAATACCCACCCAGAGCAATTTGAATCAGTGGATTTTGATCCAGAAGAAATTCAAATGAATGTTGGTGATCAATTTAAAGATAAATTGGTTGAAAATACAACAATTAAGAGCAACCCTTCTCATGAAGACCTTGTACAAGAAACACAAGTATCAAGCTCAAAGGTCGACAAAGAAGGTAAAGGTAAAGAAGATACAAAAACAATTTTGAAAGTTTGTCCTTATGTGTCTCAGTTCATTTTATCTAGgcatgactttgtggttgtaggtGCAATTGTTATCTTCTTTCTTAGCTTGTATATCACCTACATATTAAAATATCCATAG